CGGAGGCCGAGCCGTGGTCGAACCCGGTGCCGCGGGCGGCGGTGTCGGCCATGGGGTTCGGCGGGATCAACGCCCACCTGGTTCTGGGCGGTGCCGAGCGGGGTGGTGGGGTGCCCGCGGACTTGCCCGGGGACTGGCGGGCCTGGGCCGAGCCACGCCCCGAGGAGCAGGTGCTGGTGCTCGGCGGCGACTGCGCGCGGGACCTCGTCGCGGTGCTCGACCGCCTGGTCGCGCGGGCACCCGGGTTGAGTAACGCGGAGGTGCACGACCTCGCCGCCACGGCCGCCGAGGCGGCGCCCCACCGCGCCCCGGTCCGCTGCGCCCTGGTGGCGCGCACCCCGGACGAGCTGGCGAGCGTTGCGGAACGGGCCCGCGCCCGCCTCGCCGGCGACCTCCGGCCGGTCGCGGCTGACGATGCGGCGAGCGCGCCCACCCGCCTCGCCGGCGACCTCCCGCCGGTCGTGGTCGACGAGGCCGGGTTCGCCGTCGGCGCCGGCGCGCCCGCCCGCGTCGGGCTGCTGTTCCCCGGTCAGGCATCGCCGGTCCGCGCCGCGCTGCCCGCGTGGGCGCGCTCGCTCCGGGTCCCGGAACCGCCCGCCGACCTGGAGATCACCGACGGTGCCGTGGACACGGCGGTCGCCCAGCCCGCGATCGCGCGGCAGTCCCTGGCCGGGCTGGCCTGGTTGGCCCGGACGGACTGCGCACCGGTCGGCGCGGTCGGGCACAGCCTCGGCGAGATCCCGGCGCTGGTCTGGGCCGGTGCGCTCACCGCGCGGGCCGCGCTGGACCTGGTGACCGCGCGCGGCGCGCTGGTGGCCCGGTACGGGGCTCGGGGCACCGCCATGGCGAGCCTGCGCACCGACGCGACCACCGCCGAGGCCCTGGTGAAGGAGACGCGGGCGACCATCGCCGCGCTCAACGGACCCCGGCAGACCGCGATCGCCGGTCCGGCCGAGGACGTCGCGGAGGTGGTGGACCGGGCCCGGGCGCAGGACATCGTGGCGATCCCGCTGCCGGTCTCCCACGGGTTCCACAGCGCGGCGATGGCACCGGTGCGGCCCCGGTTCGGCGAAGTGCTCGCGCGCACGGCTTTCGCCCCGCCGGCCGGCCGGGTCTTCTCCACGGTGACCGGCGAGCCGGTCGAGGACCCGGCCGACCTGCTGCTGCGGCAACTGGTGGAGCCCGTGCGCTTCCAGGACGCGCTGGAGAACCTGGCCGCCCGGTGCGACCTGCTGGTCGAGGTCGGCGCCGGTGCGGCGCTGACCGGCCTGGCCCGGGAACTGGGCACCGCCGCGCCCGCCGTGGCCATGGACTGCGCCGGCGACCCGCGCCGCCACGCGCTGGTGGCCGCGGCGCTGGCCGCGGCCGGCGTGGACACCGCGGCGGTCTGGTACCGGCGCGGCGGGTACCGGCGGTTCGACCTGGACGCCCCCGCGAACTTCCTGGCCAACCCCTGCGAGGTGCTGCCCGCGCCCCGCGCCCTGGCGCCGCGGGCGCCGGTCACGCGCCGCGAGGTGCCCGAGCCGGTGGCCGGGGACGCGCTGACCGTGCTGACCGAGCACCTGGGCCGTCGCCTCGAACTGCCCGTCGACGGCATCCGGCCCACCAGCTCGCTGCTCGGCGACCTGCACGTCAGCTCGCTCCAGCTGCTCGACCTGGTGAACACCGCCGCCGGGCTGCTCGGCCGGCGGGCGCCCAACCCGCACCAGGTCATGGCCAGCCCGACGGTCGGCGACGTCGCCCGCGTGATCGAGGGCGCGCCGCGGGTGGGGCGCGGCGGGCCGACCGGGGTGCACGGGGTCCGGCGGTGGGTGCGCGCCTTCGGGCACCGGTGGGTCGACCACGAGGGCGTCCCGGACACCACCGACGCCGTGGTGTGGACCGGCGATGCGGCGCTCGTGGGCGACGCGCCCACGACAGGCGCCGGCCGGCGGCGCGGCCTGGTGGTGGAGCTGCGCAACGCCACCGAGGTCGTGCACGCGGTCGGCGAGGTCGCCGCCGCCGTCGAGCGCGTCGAGGCCGAGCGGCCCGACCTGCTGGTGGTGCTGCACGACGGGCACCCGGCCGCGGCGGGGCTGGCGCGCTCGGTCACCGCGGAGCTGCCGGACTGCGCGGTCACCGCCGTCGACCGCCCACCGCACCACGGGTTCGACCTCCGGCTGGCCGCCCGCGCGGGGTACCTCGAACTGCGCCTCGGCCGCGACGGGCGCTACCAGCGGCCGGTGACCGCGGTGCACCGCCGGGGCGACGGGGCCGAGCCGGTGCTCGCGCCGGGCGACGTGTGCCTGGTGACCGGCGGGGTCACCGGCATCACCGCGCGCTGCGCCGCGGCGGTCGCCGAGCGGTTCGGCGCCACGCTGGTGTTCCTGGGCCGCACGCCGTCCGACGCGCCCGAGGTCCGGGCCGGGCTCAACCGGCTGCCGCAGCAGGTCCGGGTGCACTACACCCGGTGCGACGTGACCGAGCCCGCCGACCTGCGGGCCGCCGTGCAGGCCGCGGCGACGTGCGGTCCCCTGCGCGGGCTGCTGCACGGCGCCGGGGTCAACGAGCCCCGCCCGCTCGGCGCCGTCTCCGACACCACGCTGCGCGCCGCGGTCGAGCCCAAGGTCTCCGGCCTGCGGTCGCTGCTCGACGCCGTCGGCGACCAGGCGACGCTGGTACTGGCCTTCGGGTCGGTCATCGGCCGCACCGGGATGGTCGGGCAGGCCGAGTACTGCGTCGCCAACGACTGGATGCGCGTCGAGCTGGAGCGGTGGGCCGGGCGCCACCCCCGGTGCCGGGCCCACCTGCTGGAGTGGACGCTGTGGTCCGGCGTCGGCATGGGCGAGCGCCTGGGCGTGGTGGACCGGCTGCGCGGGCAGGGGATCGACCCGATCACGCCCGCCGAGGGCACCGACGCGCTGCTGGCCCTGCTGGGGGACCGCACCGCACCGGTCACGGTCGTGCTCGCCGGCCGCCTGCCCGAGGTGCCGACCGTCGCGCGCCCCGCCGTGGGCGAGCGGGGGCTGCGGTTCAGCGAGGAGGAGCTGACCGGCACGCCCGGCGTGGAGTCGGTGCAGCGCGCCGAGCTGTCGCTGGGCACGGACCCGTACCTGGACGACCACCGGGTGGACGGCACGCCCGTGCTGCCGGCCGTGGTCGGGCTGGAGGCGATGGCCCAGGCGGCGGCGGCGCTGGCCGGGCCGCGCCGGCACTGGGCGTTCGAGCGGGTGGCCCTGGCCGCGCCGGTGGCGGTCGGCGAGCGGGGCACGCGGACGTTGCGGGTCGCGGCGCTGCGCCACGACCGCGGCGACGGGATCGACGTGGCGTTGCGCGACGACGCCGACGGATACGGGGCCGTCCGCTTCACGGCGGAGCTGCGCACCGCCACGTCGCCTCCCGCCACCTCGCCCCCCGCCGGGCCGGTCCCGCCGACCACCACGCCACCCACCACGCCGCCGCACCCGCTCTACGGACCGCTGTTCTTCCACACGGGCTGCTTCCGGCGGCTGGTCCGCCTCGACCACCTGACCGCGTTCGAGGTCCGGGCGTGGGTGGCGGCGGACCCGGGCGCCACCTGGTTCTCCGACTTCCACAGCGGCCGGCTGCTGCTCGGCGACCCGGGCGCGCACGACGCCGCGGTGCACGTGCTGCTGGCCTGCCTGCCGCACCGCAGGGCCCTGCCGGTCGGCGTCGACCGCGTCACGCTCTGGCGGCGGCCCGAGGGCCTGCTGCACGTCCACGCCGTGGAGACGTGGCACTCGGGCGACGAGTACCGGTTCGACGTGGACGTGGTGGCCGCGAGCGGCGAGGCGGTCGCCTGCTGGCAGGGCCTGCGGCTGCGGGCGATCGGCCCCCGCGCCTGGCGGGAGCCGATGCCCGCGGAGCTGGTCGGCCCCTGGCTGAGCAGGCGCCTGTCGGAACTGGGCCTGCACGACCACGCCGAGCTGACCGCCGTGCCCGCGGCCGGTGGCGGTGCGGACCGCCTGGTGGCCCTGGACCCGGCGGTCGGGCTGGTCGCCCGGCCGGTGGTCGGGGTGCCGTCGACGACGCTGGCGGTGGAGATCGCGGCCCGCACCGGCGAGGGGATCACCGTGGCCGCGAACCGGGCCAGCTGCGCGATCGGGGCGCTGGGCCTGGGCGAGGACGACGGCGGCGAGCGGGTCGACGTCGAGGACGTGCTCGACGACGGGCTGGTGCTGCTGCGCGCGGGCGGGCGCCGGGTGGTCACCGCGAAGCTGGTGACCGGGTCGGCGCCGGTGGTCGTCGCCGTCACCGCGGACGACCGGCCGTGACGGCGTACGTGTACCGGCACCGGGTGACGTTCGACGAGACCAACGTCGTCGGCAACGTCTACTTCGCGCACTACCTGCACTGGCAGGGGCACTGCCGCGAGCGGTTCCTGGCCGACCACGCGCCCGGCGTGCTGCGCGCGGTCCGCGCCGGCGACCTCGTGCTGGCGACGGTGTCCTGCGAGATGACCTACTACGCCGAGTGCTTCGCGCTGGACGAGGTGGAGGTCGCCATGACCCCGCGCGACTTCGGCGGCCACCGGGTGGTCATGGACTTCGACTTCCGCCGCGACGGCCGGCTCGGCGCGCGCGGGTCGCAGGTCGTGGCGTGCCTGAGGCGGACCGGCTCGGGCACCGAGCCGGTCGGGCTGCCCGCCGAGCTCGTCGAAGCGCTGCGGGCCCACGCGGAGAGCAGGGGATGACATGACGGCGAATCCGGGAACCGGGTCGAGGGGCACGGGACGGCTCGCCGCGGTGAACGCGGCCAGGCACCGCCGGTGGCTCGCGGTGTTCATGGTGGTGGTGGCCGCGCACTGGGTCGAGCACCTGGCGCAGGCCGCGCAGATCTACCTGCTGGGG
This portion of the Saccharothrix syringae genome encodes:
- a CDS encoding type I polyketide synthase — its product is MSATRSGAHRIAIVGMACRYPDANGPDELWQTVLGRRRAFRRIPSTRLSPDYVGSPDDPDRTYVTRAGLLRDWTFDRPRFGVPGPLHRAADHAHWLALQVAAEALADAGFPDAAGLDRDQVGVLLGNSLTGEFTRAHQLRLRWPFVRRAARAALERTGTDPDEAARVLTALEELVKQPFPVPGDESLAGALANTIAGRVCNHFDFHGTGYAVDGACASSLLAVTTACRALAAGELDFALAGGVDLSLDPFELVGFARLGALAVDEMRVYDAEPTGFLPGEGCGVVALVRAEDAGRAGLRTYAEILGWGTSSDGAGGLTRPEVSGQALALARAHRLGGVDPTSIDLVEGHGTGTRLNDVTELTVLRAALAGRATPAALGSVKANIGHTKAAAGVAGLVKAALAVHHRVLPPTTGCRTPHELLREPGTPLRVLAEAEPWSNPVPRAAVSAMGFGGINAHLVLGGAERGGGVPADLPGDWRAWAEPRPEEQVLVLGGDCARDLVAVLDRLVARAPGLSNAEVHDLAATAAEAAPHRAPVRCALVARTPDELASVAERARARLAGDLRPVAADDAASAPTRLAGDLPPVVVDEAGFAVGAGAPARVGLLFPGQASPVRAALPAWARSLRVPEPPADLEITDGAVDTAVAQPAIARQSLAGLAWLARTDCAPVGAVGHSLGEIPALVWAGALTARAALDLVTARGALVARYGARGTAMASLRTDATTAEALVKETRATIAALNGPRQTAIAGPAEDVAEVVDRARAQDIVAIPLPVSHGFHSAAMAPVRPRFGEVLARTAFAPPAGRVFSTVTGEPVEDPADLLLRQLVEPVRFQDALENLAARCDLLVEVGAGAALTGLARELGTAAPAVAMDCAGDPRRHALVAAALAAAGVDTAAVWYRRGGYRRFDLDAPANFLANPCEVLPAPRALAPRAPVTRREVPEPVAGDALTVLTEHLGRRLELPVDGIRPTSSLLGDLHVSSLQLLDLVNTAAGLLGRRAPNPHQVMASPTVGDVARVIEGAPRVGRGGPTGVHGVRRWVRAFGHRWVDHEGVPDTTDAVVWTGDAALVGDAPTTGAGRRRGLVVELRNATEVVHAVGEVAAAVERVEAERPDLLVVLHDGHPAAAGLARSVTAELPDCAVTAVDRPPHHGFDLRLAARAGYLELRLGRDGRYQRPVTAVHRRGDGAEPVLAPGDVCLVTGGVTGITARCAAAVAERFGATLVFLGRTPSDAPEVRAGLNRLPQQVRVHYTRCDVTEPADLRAAVQAAATCGPLRGLLHGAGVNEPRPLGAVSDTTLRAAVEPKVSGLRSLLDAVGDQATLVLAFGSVIGRTGMVGQAEYCVANDWMRVELERWAGRHPRCRAHLLEWTLWSGVGMGERLGVVDRLRGQGIDPITPAEGTDALLALLGDRTAPVTVVLAGRLPEVPTVARPAVGERGLRFSEEELTGTPGVESVQRAELSLGTDPYLDDHRVDGTPVLPAVVGLEAMAQAAAALAGPRRHWAFERVALAAPVAVGERGTRTLRVAALRHDRGDGIDVALRDDADGYGAVRFTAELRTATSPPATSPPAGPVPPTTTPPTTPPHPLYGPLFFHTGCFRRLVRLDHLTAFEVRAWVAADPGATWFSDFHSGRLLLGDPGAHDAAVHVLLACLPHRRALPVGVDRVTLWRRPEGLLHVHAVETWHSGDEYRFDVDVVAASGEAVACWQGLRLRAIGPRAWREPMPAELVGPWLSRRLSELGLHDHAELTAVPAAGGGADRLVALDPAVGLVARPVVGVPSTTLAVEIAARTGEGITVAANRASCAIGALGLGEDDGGERVDVEDVLDDGLVLLRAGGRRVVTAKLVTGSAPVVVAVTADDRP
- a CDS encoding acyl-CoA thioesterase, with amino-acid sequence MTAYVYRHRVTFDETNVVGNVYFAHYLHWQGHCRERFLADHAPGVLRAVRAGDLVLATVSCEMTYYAECFALDEVEVAMTPRDFGGHRVVMDFDFRRDGRLGARGSQVVACLRRTGSGTEPVGLPAELVEALRAHAESRG